One segment of Manihot esculenta cultivar AM560-2 chromosome 4, M.esculenta_v8, whole genome shotgun sequence DNA contains the following:
- the LOC110614148 gene encoding mitochondrial outer membrane import complex protein METAXIN, protein MEESQEREEWTLVARKPYFGLPTACPICLPVYMYLKLARFPFRMDFNSTYPDSDQIPYIESGGYVAYNNESGGVIQHLKEDDILNLDTEFCSIPEWISMEAMISSWLVDAITYELWLGSDGSSAFKIYYSDLPWLIGKVLFAKQEYTVKQRLGITKENAEPREKEIYKRAKIAYGALSTRLGEQEFLFEDRPSSLDALFLGHVIFTIQALPEASVLRSSLLEHGNLIRYAEKHKNNFLDAGSSSSSVPRFPSDSSSSTPRRGPSNFSSKPKRKPKREKTEEEKTFKRRAKYFLATQVIAILLFLSVMGGYDFSEVDVGDDDEGYGYD, encoded by the exons ATGGAAGAATCTCAAGAAAGAGAAGAGTGGACTCTTGTTGCAAGAAAACCATATTTTGGACTCCCAACTGCTTGCCCAATTTGCTTGCCTGTCTACATGTATCTCAAGTTAGCTAGGTTTCCCTTTCGCATGGATTTCAATTCCACTTATCCAGATTCAG ATCAAATTCCTTACATTGAATCTGGTGGTTATGTGGCTTATAATAATGAGAGTGGCGGGGTTATTCAACATTTGAAGGAAGATGATATTCTTAATCTGGATACTGAATTCTGCTCCATCCCAGAATGGATATCAATGGAAGCGATGATTAGCTCCTGGCTTGTAGATGCAATCACTTATGAGCTCTGGTTGGGTTCTGATGGAAGTTCTGCTTTCAAGATTTATTATTCTGACCTTCCTTGGTTAATAGGAAAGGTCTTATTTGCCAAGCAAGAATATACTGTTAAGCAGCGACTTGGGATAACAAAAGAAAATGCTGAACCAAGGGAAAAAGAG ATTTACAAGAGAGCAAAAATTGCATATGGAGCTTTGTCAACCAGATTAGGAGAACAGGAGTTTCTCTTTGAGGACAG GCCATCAAGTTTGGATGCATTATTCCTAGGGCATGTGATTTTCACCATTCAAGCATTACCT GAAGCATCAGTTCTTCGGAGTTCACTTTTAGAGCATGGTAATCTCATAAGATACgctgaaaaacataaaaataatttcttggATGCGggttcatcatcatcttctgtCCCGCGGTTCCCATCAGATTCGTCATCATCGACTCCAAGAAGAGGTCCTTCAAATTTTA GTTCAAAGCCGAAGAGAAAACCCAAGCGGGAAAAGACTGAAGAGGAGAAAACTTTCAAAAGAAGGGCAAAATATTTCTTGGCAACACAGGTGATAGCTATTTTACTTTTTCTCTCTGTCATGGGTGGATATGACTTTTCGGAAGTGGATGTTGGTGATGACGATGAAGGCTATGGTTATGActga